One genomic window of Calditerrivibrio sp. includes the following:
- the rpsR gene encoding 30S ribosomal protein S18, with protein MLNARKKFQKKKSCRFCSDKVEIDYKDAVLLKQFITERGKILPKRLTGVCTKHQRRLASAIKTARIIALLPFSINK; from the coding sequence ATGTTAAATGCAAGAAAGAAATTTCAGAAGAAAAAAAGCTGTAGGTTTTGTTCAGATAAAGTAGAGATAGACTATAAAGATGCTGTTTTGTTGAAACAGTTTATAACAGAAAGGGGCAAAATATTACCTAAAAGATTAACGGGTGTATGTACTAAACATCAGAGAAGATTGGCCTCTGCCATCAAAACAGCAAGAATTATAGCGTTATTACCTTTTTCAATTAACAAGTAA